In Triplophysa rosa linkage group LG7, Trosa_1v2, whole genome shotgun sequence, the following proteins share a genomic window:
- the znf648 gene encoding zinc finger protein 648, whose amino-acid sequence MAEMNDQWNSAFTDNVYISKRSIRKILISKRHYVRAENNITVHETKTENFYQSSGEETTCEKRETKEPSVQEMIYLNPTTQATCSFTERSEQSSLKGGRVDEADMETAPGSEPKSQILTHERWQEASFPRVNVKQEVDITKPCSQGEFPSEQKSDVLDKYEVEEEEMERPTAPQKQVLKSQFLFATMKKRGMEGDTENRPYKCPYCNWAFKKSSNLLSHIKTHRGLRPHVCDMCGKAYSHQGTLQQHKRLHTGERPYQCPFCKKTYIWSSDFRKHIRTHTGEKPYICEECGKDFVRSSDLRKHERNMHTNNKPFLCKQCGKTFNKPLSLLRHERTHLGERPFICPECGKSFALASRMTEHRKIHSGVRPYTCQVCSKAFTKSSNLTEHLTVHTGVRPHKCSECGVAFAMASRLMRHQRIHATMQPNQCQGCNVSFSHLVALETHQEQHTESMIFVCGQCSKSFPKDALLKEHMQSHTDTETCNALLSLK is encoded by the coding sequence ATGGCTGAAATGAATGACCAGTGGAATTCAGCATTTACAGACAATGTCTACATATCAAAAAGAAGCATTAGAAAGATTCTCATCAGCAAGAGGCATTATGTACGGGCAGAGAATAACATTACTGTCCATGAAACCAAGACAGAGAATTTTTATCAATCTAGTGGTGAGGAGACAACATGTGAAAAAAGAGAAACCAAGGAACCAAGTGTTCAAGAGATGATTTACTTAAATCCAACAACTCAAGCTACATGCTCATTCACTGAAAGATCTGAACAATCTTCTCTGAAGGGTGGAAGAGTTGATGAGGCTGATATGGAAACGGCACCTGGATCTGAACCTAAATCCCAAATCTTGACTCATGAAAGATGGCAGGAGGCCAGTTTTCCCAGAGTGAATGTGAAACAAGAGGTGGACATCACTAAGCCATGCTCACAGGGAGAGTTTCCAAGTGAGCAGAAGAGTGATGTGCTAGACAAATATGAGGTAGAGGAAGAAGAGATGGAGAGACCAACAGCTCCACAAAAGCAGGTTTTGAAAAGTCAGTTTTTGTTTGCTACTATGAAAAAGCGAGGAATGGAGGGAGACACAGAAAACCGTCCGTACAAGTGCCCTTACTGTAACTGGGCTTTTAAAAAGTCCAGCAACCTGTTGAGCCATATTAAAACTCACCGTGGCCTGAGACCGCATGTTTGTGACATGTGTGGGAAGGCCTACTCACACCAGGGTACTCTTCAGCAACACAAACGGCTACACACTGGTGAAAGACCGTACCAATGTCCTTTCTGCAAAAAAACCTACATCTGGTCCTCAGACTTCCGCAAACATATTCGAACACACACAGGGGAGAAGCCCTACATCTGCGAGGAATGTGGCAAAGACTTTGTGCGCTCCTCCGACCTGCGGAAACACGAGCGGAACATGCACACCAACAACAAgccctttctctgcaagcagtGTGGCAAAACCTTCAACAAGCCACTGTCTCTTCTCCGTCACGAGCGCACGCATTTGGGTGAGAGGCCCTTCATATGCCCAGAGTGTGGGAAGTCATTCGCTCTAGCCAGCCGCATGACAGAGCACAGGAAGATCCATAGTGGCGTGCGCCCCTATACCTGCCAAGTTTGCTCCAAAGCATTCACCAAGTCCTCCAACCTTACAGAACATCTTACAGTTCATACTGGAGTACGGCCTCACAAATGCTCCGAGTGTGGCGTGGCATTTGCCATGGCATCCCGGCTGATGCGCCACCAGCGTATCCATGCAACCATGCAGCCTAATCAATGCCAAGGTTGTAATGTGTCATTTAGCCACCTAGTGGCACTGGAGACGCATCAGGAGCAGCATACTGAGAGCATGATCTTTGTTTGTGGGCAGTGCTCTAAGTCCTTCCCCAAGGATGCTTTGCTCAAAGAACACATGCAGAGCCATACAGACACTGAAACCTGCAATGCCCTTTTATCTCTGAAGTAG